The stretch of DNA ggggggggggggggggggggggggggggggggggggggggggggggggggggtcatgtTTGGTTAACACGATCACGCATGAATGCCTTcagatgacctttgacctctttaGTATCAGAACAGGGTCAACTAGGCATGAACATGGTCACTGGATGACACACGAGCACAATACAACAGCTCAGTGGTTCACCTTGAAAAGCCTTGGTTTCCAAAGCTCTGTCACTGGGAATACAGTGACAGAGCCTCTGATGGGAGGGATagttcacacaaaacacaaacctgTCTGATATGAGCTTTAAGAGACACATTTTCCCCTCAGCCAAAGCTGTTTGAAAATCATGGCcaaaacacactaaaaatgCTCATGACAAAAGCAACTTTACTATCAAGTTGCcacagaaaagcagcagaaaagaaaaacaaaacacaccttgTTGGTCGGTTGTTACAGTAAAACACGTGCAGGATGCAAATTGGGTGTACTATCCCATTGAAAATGCTCATCTTTTGCACAGAGCCATGTCCCTTTGAACaggcaataaaataaagtaaaaaatacagtaaaataaatacagtaaaataaataaataaatagtgttgTCTTGGTCTGACCAATAGGGGCGAGACAACTCTGAAGGCAGCCAATGGCGGACGAGCAAAGGACTGTGGAGCCGACTGCAAGTCAAACCCCCCAAAATCAGTTTTCAGCTCTGCAAAGTCCATCTGTCCATTCCTGACAGCCCTGGCACCAGAACATGGTGTTCTATCATTGAAAGCTGATAACACTTGATGGTAACACAAATcaaagagcaggagaggaaaaacatcagaaacaaaacacatgaaaaagaataaaaagcaagaaaaatcaTAAAGAGGGTtagttatttacttatttatgtattgcTACTCCtgcttctttgtttgttttttgttgtttttaaagcaccaatgacattcaaacacactaaaaaaaaaaaaaaaaaaaaaacagttgacaCATGATTTCAagtatttccattatttttgtgattttgtgatgcAGCAATTGTTTGAATtgtaataaaacagacaaatgtcagtgattttttcttttttctgttttaatgttcaCAGAAAGTTCTTTTACTTGTGAAATTGTTATTTAACATGAAGGTAAACTGATAGAGgaaagaataaaatgttgaaatttgtTACATACAAAAGAAACAGCACCATCTtctggtaaaaataaataaataaatgcaacattttCCAACAGAAATGATTAACCCATGACAGAGGTAAGTGAAATTGAAAGTAGATTTTGACGTTGTTGAACAGAGTGGAGACGCCATTACAGGGTGTGAAATCTTTACTGAAATACGCTTTTGGAGGATTATATTCAGAAAGTTGGAGTGGAGGTGATTTGGTGAGTCTTGTTACTGAAAGATCATTTGGATATCAAAGAAAATGGCTGAGAAAATTGCTCTTGTTGAAAGTTTCCTGAGTTGccatgtgtgtgcagagacaTTCAGAGATCCTGTGTCTCTCAGCTGCCACCACAGCTTCTGTTCCAGCTGCCTGAAACAATTCTgggaacaaagcaaaaacaaaaactgtcccatttgtaaaagaaaatcCTCAAAGGATGTACCAATTGTGAACTTTACTCTGAAGGAACTGGCTGACTCCTTTGCTGGGAGACAGAAAGCTGCATcatctgagacagaaaaagtagaggaggaagtggaCGTGGTGTGTAGAGAACATAAAGAAGAACCAAAATGGTTCTGTAGGAATGaacagagagctgtgtgtgctgtctgtgaGTTTCCTCACCACCACGGTCACAAGGTGGTTCCTGTGGAAGAAGCAGTCAGTGAGCTGAAGGAGCAGCTGAAATCTGACTTGAAGTCTCTACAggacaagaagaaaaagtatGAAGATGCTGAGGAAACATACAAAGACGTGGTTCAACACTCCAAGAAGCAGCTGGTggccacagagaggcagatcAGAGCAGAGTTCAACAAGCTTCACCAGTtcctgaaagaggaagaggaggccagactggcagctctgagggaggaagaggagcagagggggaAGACTGTCAccagagagatgaagatgattgAGGAGAAGATCTCCTCTCTGTCAGACAGCATCTCTGCTGTTGAAAAagagctgcagaaacacaatgtGCCGTTCCTCAGCAGTTATAAAAGCAGTCAGAGCAGCACCAGAGCCCAGTGCTCACAGCCGGATCCACAACTGGTCTCAGGAGCGCTGATAGAtgtggccaaacacctgggcaacctgtCCTTCAGAGTCTGGGAGAAGATGAAGGACAAGGTCAAGTTCAGTCCCGTCATCCTGGACCCAAACACTTCAGCCGgatcactctctctgtctgatgaCCTGACCAGTGTGAGACAGGGAGACACAAAGCAGAAACTCCCTGACAACCCAGAGAGAAACACGAAGTATGCCAATGTCCTGGGCTCTGAGGGCTTCAGCTCAGGGAAACACAgctgggaggtggaggtgggagaCCTTCCTCACTGGAATGTGGGTTTGGCTAAAGAGTCAGTGGACAGGAAGGGGGAGAGATTGTCCTCACCAGAATATGGAATGTGGTGTTTACTGTATCACAGTGGAAAATACATTAATGGGCCTGGTGAGACTGTCACAGTGAATAAGAGtctccagaggatcagagtcCAGCTGGACTATGACAGGGGGGAGGTTTCCTTCTACGACTCTGAGGACAAAACTCACATCTACACTCACAGAGACACTTTCACTGAGAAACTCTACccatttttctgtgttgtaaAAGCTGCTGACGCAAAGACCAAAGATATCAAAGTCCTGCAAACTGAGCCTTCAGTGATTTTACAGTGATGtaagtgaggtgtgtg from Myripristis murdjan chromosome 9, fMyrMur1.1, whole genome shotgun sequence encodes:
- the LOC115365501 gene encoding nuclear factor 7, brain-like, which encodes MAEKIALVESFLSCHVCAETFRDPVSLSCHHSFCSSCLKQFWEQSKNKNCPICKRKSSKDVPIVNFTLKELADSFAGRQKAASSETEKVEEEVDVVCREHKEEPKWFCRNEQRAVCAVCEFPHHHGHKVVPVEEAVSELKEQLKSDLKSLQDKKKKYEDAEETYKDVVQHSKKQLVATERQIRAEFNKLHQFLKEEEEARLAALREEEEQRGKTVTREMKMIEEKISSLSDSISAVEKELQKHNVPFLSSYKSSQSSTRAQCSQPDPQLVSGALIDVAKHLGNLSFRVWEKMKDKVKFSPVILDPNTSAGSLSLSDDLTSVRQGDTKQKLPDNPERNTKYANVLGSEGFSSGKHSWEVEVGDLPHWNVGLAKESVDRKGERLSSPEYGMWCLLYHSGKYINGPGETVTVNKSLQRIRVQLDYDRGEVSFYDSEDKTHIYTHRDTFTEKLYPFFCVVKAADAKTKDIKVLQTEPSVILQ